In Thalassococcus sp. S3, the sequence CTTCGAAGGCGATATCATTCGATGATGTGCGGGATCTGATCGAAAACATCCGGTTCCGGCTGGCGTCGATCCACGCGATGTCGGATCTGAATATCGGCCGCTACGATTGCGACTACTTCGATCCGAATACCGGGCTTGAGCCGCGTATCGGCACAACCGATCCGTCCCGCAGATCGGAGTATTGGGCCTTTTTGCATCCACATGATGTGTGGGACGCGGAATGGGTGCAGACCTCGGTTGGTCAGCCAAGCGACGCCATCGCGCCGCGGGCCGGTGCGATCTTTCCGTTTCGCGGTGAATGCGCGGGTGCGTTTCAGCTTACGGTCTATTGGGGGCTTCTGAACGGTCTCGGTGCGGCCCGCTTTGACGAAATGGCGTCCGTATTTGGAACGATGTATGTGGGACCCTGGCGGCTGGGCAACCGACCCAATCCGGCCACGTTGTTCATGCAGCCCGCATCGCTTGAAGATCCGCCGATCCCGGGTGACTATCTCTATTTCAAGAACAAGGACGACTATCTGAGATGGGCGCCCGACGGGTTTTGGACCGGTCTGAACAGCATGTATATGGGCAAGGACATGCTGGGCACACGCCACTATGCCGGTATGGGCGCCAGCTGGCTGAGCGAGACCAACTTGCGAATGTCTCTGGTGAACGCCTATTATCACGATTGTTACCCCCACACGATTGCCCACCCCAACGTCGAGGTCCGGTTTACCGAGCGTCGGTTGCTGACCATCCCGAAGGAGTATGAGATGCCGGACCACGCGCAGCGCAGCGGTGCCCAAGCTGGCAAGGCCCCGTCCATCCGGACCCTTGAGGAGAGCGGCTACGTATCGTTGGGGGGCGGCATTCTGGAGCATGCCACCACGACCGTGGGGGAGGTTGCGGATCTCTTCGAGGTCGATCCGGGCGACTTGCGCCAGGTGGTGAGTGCGGAGATCGGAAACGCACCCACCCGGCTGGACATCGAGGGCACGGTTGTCGTTCTCCACTACGCCGATCCGGAGGTCAGCCGTCAAGATCCCGCGGCCTCGGTCGCCGTTCATGTGCACAAGATCGACGAAGACTGACCGGTAAGCCGAATGCCGGTGCCGCCAGGCATCGGCATGGGCCGAATGACAATAGGAAACGACATGAACATCAAAGATGTGGTTAACAACGCGATCGGCCCATTCCCGGACAATTGCGCGGGCTATATGAACCCGCCTGTGCAGGGCTTTGGATATATCGCCGCGCTCAAGCTTTCGATCGGGACCGTGGTCGCGGACATGGATGAGGGCCTGGATGGCATCGTCTCCTATGACCGCGCTGAATGCGAAGACGCCTATATCGGGCAGATCAACATGCTGACCGCATCCTCGTTTTGTGGTTTGAACGGGGCTGTCTGGGGATACGATCTGGCCCGGCACGACGATCTGGCTTCAAATCTGATCCAGCCGAAGATGACGTTGGAGCGTCATGACGGGGTCGTCGTTCCCATCATGCCGTTGGATCCGCTTCTGGATGCGGGGTACCGCCTCTTTGGCAACCGCGATCAACGTCGCTTCAATCCGTTGCCGGGCGCCATGGTGGTGTGTGCCAACAAATCCAGGACAATCAATCCGAAGGTGGAAACAACCGTGTGGTGCGCCTTGGCCATCGCCATTGCCGAGGATCGGTCGACCTCGGCGAACCTGTTCATCGAAGACGCCTCTGACACCGAAACCACCGGAGAAATGCCGCTGGAAGATCTGGAGCGCAACATCGTCCTGTCGATCCTGCGCTGTGGTCGGGATCAGGGCGTGCGGTACCGCGAGATCTTTATCGGATCGAAACAGTTGACGATCCCCCACGGAACGGTTGGCTGCGCCCTTGCCTGTGCGCCCTATGTCACCCTGCCACCCAGCGCGATC encodes:
- a CDS encoding histidine decarboxylase, pyruvoyl type, producing the protein MNIKDVVNNAIGPFPDNCAGYMNPPVQGFGYIAALKLSIGTVVADMDEGLDGIVSYDRAECEDAYIGQINMLTASSFCGLNGAVWGYDLARHDDLASNLIQPKMTLERHDGVVVPIMPLDPLLDAGYRLFGNRDQRRFNPLPGAMVVCANKSRTINPKVETTVWCALAIAIAEDRSTSANLFIEDASDTETTGEMPLEDLERNIVLSILRCGRDQGVRYREIFIGSKQLTIPHGTVGCALACAPYVTLPPSAIPAGYTPGDLTDMTLSEWEAQLGLSPLSPYPGAPLP